The Triticum dicoccoides isolate Atlit2015 ecotype Zavitan chromosome 6A, WEW_v2.0, whole genome shotgun sequence genome has a window encoding:
- the LOC119316246 gene encoding uncharacterized protein LOC119316246 has product MEGLDVDEVFHHYRLSPTEVEAVTYYLPRLLSGETLQAVDKLIHRVEISGCEPKDLAARYAPVPQAVSSGDRFFFTTCKSKNGSKLQSVRGAGAGTWSIQKTTEISHAGVKVGEVRNLSFKKKGKSTGWVMEEYQCLLPEATVSDGVKVFCKMHLAQHAPDAARQESAAYKLQQQQPEAATPSTHAQKRPATAAAADPHPPRPKKRTCVAVPVPVPASATPSFLMYDEAARAMHGPLPHTNFPVQYAQASCESTTTSSRSDVAQAPEISSQSHVMECTQSQEAGSSIARSTSEEDVFEPLGPISDLPDCGEDGFDLEELMRMMEDDPIEVEPVTEANTGVEMGQQEPLYLDALDQGVLEGMLQSDDPYPMWRSEDQAMHNPAFHDADKEKRYNAASDLDAPWLQGQDHLFKPRPCSFDPFEAAWKAEEALEKEKRCNAAANLHAGGHNNFFSPASVY; this is encoded by the coding sequence ATGGAGGGGCTCGACGTCGACGAAGTCTTCCACCACTACCGGCTGAGCCCTACGGAAGTGGAGGCCGTCACCTACTACCTGCCACGCCTCCTCTCCGGCGAGACGCTGCAGGCCGTCGACAAGCTCATCCACCGCGTCGAAATCTCCGGCTGCGAGCCCAAGGATCTGGCCGCCCGATACGCGCCCGTGCCGCAGGCCGTGAGCAGCGGCGACCGGTTCTTCTTCACCACGTGCAAGAGCAAGAACGGGAGCAAGCTCCAGAGCGtgcgcggcgccggcgccggcacctGGAGCATCCAGAAGACCACGGAGATTAGCCACGCGGGAGTCAAGGTCGGCGAGGTCAGGAACCTGtccttcaagaagaagggcaagtcgaCAGGCTGGGTCATGGAGGAATACCAGTGCCTGCTGCCGGAGGCCACCGTCTCCGACGGGGTGAAGGTGTTCTGCAAGATGCACTTGGCTCAGCATGCCCCTGACGCGGCCCGCCAGGAATCGGCCGCGTACAAGCTTCAGCAACAGCAACCAGAGGCCGCGACCCCGAGCACGCACGCGCAGAAGAGGCCAGCGACCGCTGCCGCCGCCGATCCTCATCCGCCGCGCCCCAAGAAGAGGACGTGCGTTGCCGTCCCCGTCCCGGTCCCGGCATCTGCCACACCGTCGTTCTTGATGTATGATGAGGCAGCCAGAGCAATGCATGGCCCGCTGCCTCACACCAACTTCCCTGTTCAGTATGCACAAGCATCATGCGAGTCCACTACAACATCCAGCCGCTCCGACGTTGCTCAAGCTCCTGAGATTTCCTCCCAGTCACATGTGATGGAGTGCACCCAATCACAAGAGGCTGGCTCGAGCATTGCAAGGAGCACATCTGAAGAGGATGTCTTTGAGCCATTGGGGCCTATTTCCGATTTGCCGGATTGTGGGGAAGATGGTTTTGATCTTGAAGAACTTATGAGAATGATGGAAGACGACCCAATTGAAGTTGAGCCGGTCACTGAAGCCAACACTGGCGTGGAGATGGGCCAACAGGAACCTCTGTACCTGGATGCCTTGGACCAAGGCGTGCTGGAGGGCATGCTGCAGTCTGATGACCCTTACCCAATGTGGAGATCAGAGGATCAGGCCATGCACAACCCTGCCTTCCATGATGCTGACAAGGAGAAGAGGTACAATGCCGCGTCGGATCTTGACGCTCCATGGCTTCAGGGACAGGACCACTTGTTCAAACCGCGGCCGTGCTCCTTCGATCCATTTGAAGCAGCGTGGAAGGCCGAAGAGGCGCTCGAGAAGGAGAAGAGGTGCAATGCCGCGGCCAATCTTCACGCTGGAGGGCACAACAACTTCTTCTCGCCTGCAAGTGTCTATTAA